A stretch of Oryza brachyantha chromosome 4, ObraRS2, whole genome shotgun sequence DNA encodes these proteins:
- the LOC102719580 gene encoding uncharacterized protein LOC102719580 has product MARDGANSLKAVKKVSLVAAIVAAAILSDTACGAGRTVWSPRRRSPSPPRSGRRGPAVELPPVCSFGWPCDPEPEEGNSTVVFSCDVENRMGDTIYLQCDGDFWAFAVGSGETVRHRLYDDRSKVSCAWAFDGNYKSGVAAWDPNWPEASSCRVDAAAAGRQDCRLLFENREAVLLTATGGRHVLGGLQLCIDKPTPWYARAPWADSCAAYPNTTTRPYVGTVQPSWMAALLSMDH; this is encoded by the coding sequence ATGGCTCGGGACGGCGCCAATAGCCTCAAGGCAGTCAAGAAAGTTTCACTGGTGGCTGCAATAGTTGCTGCAGCAATACTGAGCGACACAGCGTGTGGCGCCGGACGTACTGTTTGGTCACCACGTCGCCGTAGTCCTTCTCCGCCGCGCTCAGGTCGAAGAGGACCAGCGGTGGAGCTGCCGCCAGTGTGCTCGTTTGGATGGCCGTGCGAcccggagccggaggagggcAACAGCACCGTCGTCTTCTCCTGCGACGTGGAGAACAGGATGGGAGACACCATCTATCTCCAGTGCGACGGCGATTTCTGGGCCTTCGCCGTGGGCAGCGGCGAGACCGTCCGCCACCGGCTGTACGACGACCGCAGCAAGGTATCCTGCGCGTGGGCGTTCGACGGCAACTACAAGAGCGGCGTCGCGGCGTGGGACCCCAACTGGCCCGAAGCATCCTCGTGCCGggtggacgccgccgccgccggccgccaggACTGCCGCCTTCTGTTCGAGAACCGCGAGGCCGTTCTActgacggcgaccggcgggcggcacGTGCTCGGCGGCCTGCAGTTGTGCATTGACAAGCCTACCCCGTGGTACGCACGGGCGCCATGGGCCGATTCCTGCGCCGCCTACCCCAACACCACCACCCGCCCGTACGTCGGCACCGTGCAGCCCTCCTGGATGGCAGCTCTTCTCTCCATGGACCACTga